Sequence from the Collinsella aerofaciens ATCC 25986 genome:
ATCTAAGGGATCCGACAAAGCTCGATCGCAAGCTCAAGGTCGCCGGCGTGCCGCGTGCGTGCTGAGGCAGTTGCAAGGCGTTTGGCTGCACGGGCGTGGAAAATCAGACGGACGAGCGTGGAAATCTGGACGTTTGTTGAATGAGCGTGGATAATCTCCCATTTTTGGCTCGTAAGGGGGCCCAAAGTGGGAGATTTTCCACACTCATCTTGCGGGTGCGAAACAGCGGCGATCAGGCGCTGACGATGTGGGGTAGTGGCAGGTCGTGAGCGTCGGTGGGAACGCGGTCGACACGCTGCTCGTCAAAGGCGATGCCGATGATTTGGCATGCGGGCGAGAGCATGGGCAGGTAGCGGTCGTAGCAACCGCCGCCGTAGCCCAGGCGCGCGCCGGTTTGGTCGAAGGCCACGAGCGGCACGACGATCATGTCGAGAGCTTCGGCAGGCACGATAGGGAAGTGGTTGCTGTCGATGTCCGTGGCCGCAAAGGCCCGCGTAGGGTGGGCGATAAACGGAGCCGCGGACGCATCGTCGGCGGCAACTGCCCGCATACACATGCGCTGGCCACAAGCTGCGGCATCAATTGCCGAGAGCATGCACGGATAGGCTACGCGCCAGCCGCGCACGGCGGCCGCAGCGGCAAACGCGGCAGGGTCTGCCTCGGAACCCATCGCGGCATAGACGGCAACGGTGCGCGGCGCCGCGGAATCCGAGCGATCCAACAGCTCAACAAGCCGCGCACAGATAATGGTAGACTTCGCCGTCCGCACATCCAAATCAAGAGCATCGCGCTGGGCAATCACCGCCCGCCGCAACTCAGCCTTGTCCATCCCGGCTCCCTCTCCCAAACCTGCCAAAAAGGGACAGGTTTATTTTGGTAGGTTTTATCTGGGCAAACGCGATAAAGACGGCAAAACCACCACGAAGGTGCTGTCCCCTTTGTGGTGGTTTTGCTTGTCGTGCCTTAGCCCAGCAGGTCGACTACGTTGAAGCCGGCGTTGCTCTTGGCGATGACGTCTCGGCCGCCAAAGACGCAGGTGGGCGACTCGGCTGCGATGCGCGTCACGTCGGCGCCGAGCGAGCGCAGCTCAACGGGCGTGGCGGCGAGCATCTGGGCGCGACGCTCCTCGCGCGCATGCGGATCGAGCCCGGCCAGGTAGGTCGTGTTGCGGCGCTTGGTGAGCGCGTACGGCTTCACTGGCGCGTCCATACCGCTCACACAGCTCACGATAAAGCCCTCAAAGGCGGCCTCGTCAGGCTCAAAGCTGCCGAGCCATTCGCCTGCGCGCGCCACGCGCTCAATCGAGGGGTCGATTGCCGGGTCGCGGTAGGTGTAGAACGCCGTCTGACGCTCACCGGCCGCGCGGAATCCGCAGCCGTACGCACCGCCCTTAACGCGGATCTCGTTCCACAGGTAGTCGTAGGAGAGCGCGTTGGCGGCAACCGCCCAGGCGCCCGTCACGTCAATGCCCAGGCGACGCGGGTCGCACGCGCTTGCCGCAAAGCAGATGTCACTGGGGATGACAAAGGCCTCGTGGCAGTCGCGCGGCGTCGGCACCACGAGCGCGTTGCGGCCGGCATCGGTGCTGTCGCCAGCGCCCAGCCCCAGGTCGCCAGCAGCATTCCAGTACGCGTCAAAGTCCTCGTTGCTGCCGGTAAAGCTCGCCATGCAGCCATCGGCCACAAAGATGCGCTCCGCCAGCTCGGCAAGCTTGGTACGCAGCCCGTCCACGCGCTCGTCAAAGTGCTCGAGCAGATCGCGCAGGAACAGGTAGAAATCCACGCCCGAAAGCTGCTCGCGCACCACGGCCGAAGGCGAGCTGTAGCTCATCGCGCGACCGAGCGCCGCCGAGTGGCCGTTGTTGATAAAGCCCTGCTCAAGCCCAATGCGAATCTGCGTGAGCACGTCGCGCATGCGGTCGGCATCGGCATCTGCCAAAAGCGTGCTCGACCACACCTCGCGCGGCAGGCTCGCCAGCGCATCGATCTTCTCGGACAGGGCGCCGGCGCTCACCAGCAGGTAGGGGCGCACGCCGTCCACGTCGGGCTGGGTCATGACTTCGGTCGTAAAGCTCAAAAAGCCCAGTTTGCCGGCGAGCAAGTTGTCGAGCTCCTCGGCCGAGTGCTCGCTCGTGGGCAGCTGTTTGAGCAGGCGGCAGAGCAGCGTCACATAGGGCAGGTCTTCAAACGCGACGCAGCTCAGGTCGAAATACTGCATGGCGTAGGCCAGGCGGTTGGTGGGGATGTCGTGGCGCAGGCAGGGGATGGGCGCAGTCGTGTCTACGACCAGCGGAGGCTCGGGGCGCGCCTCGCCAATGTCGGACACGCGCAGGCGCGGCAGCGTGGCCTTGGCCTCGGGCGTGTCCTCGGCCTCCTGCGCGGCACGCAGCGCAGCTGTGCGCTCGACCACGTCGGCCAGCTCGGCATCGGTCATGGCATCGCGCTTGGCTGCCAGCTCGGCGGCCTCGGCGATCTCCGCGCCCTCGGCGGCGTCCACCGGCACCAGCTCGACCAGTGCCATGTGATCGTTCTGCAGCACCAGCTCGCGCAGCAGGTCCTCAAAGTAGCTGCCGTCCAGGTCGCCGCGCAGCTCCTCATACACTGGACCGTACTTGAGCGCCAGCGTCGCGGCGTCGTCATCGTAGAGCCATGTGCTCAGCGCGTCGCACGCAATGGCCACGCCGTCGGCGATACCGTAGTCGCGCTGGCGCAGGTCGTATTCGTTGCTGCTGATGATGGCTTCCAGGCGCTCGCGCGGAACGCCATGCTCGCATAGGTCGCGGCAGGCGTCCTGGAACACGCGACGCAGCTCGCGCGCCACGCCGGGCTGCGCGTTTTGCAGCATGATGAGCTCGTAGGGCTGCAGGCTCTCGGCCGCGGTGTAGCTCACCACGTTGCCGCCCAGGCCGGCGGCCAGAATGGCCTTCTTAACCGGCGCTTCGTTGGAACCCAGCAGTGCTTCAAACAGGATATCCGCCGCGATCGTGCGTTTGCGGTCGAGCGCGCTGCCCAGCACCAGGCCCAAGCCCACCAGGGCGTTCTCGGGTGTAGTGGCCATCTCGACGCGCTTGTACTCGCAGGTCACGGGTGGCCTGCACGCCCAGCGGATTGGGCGCCAGCGCGGAGGGGCCTCGCCGGCGGCAACGGCGGCGTCCATGCGGCGGCTCGCGGCACTCGACTGCGACAGATAACGCTCGTCCAAAAAGGCCAGGGCGCGGTCCACGTCCAGGTCGCCGTAGAGCGTTATATAGGAGTTGGAAGGATTGTAGTGGCGTGCGTGCGTATCCAGGAACTGCTCGTAGGTGAGCGCGGGAATCGCACGCGGGTCGCCGCCGCTCTCGTGCGCATAGGCGGTGTCGGGATAGAGCGCGGCGTTGACAGCATCGTCCAGCACGCTCATGGGATCGGACAGCGCGCCCTTCATCTCGTTGAACACCACGCCGTTATAGCGCAGGGTGCCCTCGCGCAGGCTCGCGGAGCCGCCCTCGCCATCGCCCTCGGCGTCCTCCGGCAGGTCCAGCTCGTAGTGCCAGCCCTCCTGCTCAAAAATGGTGGACTTGGTGTAGATGGCCGGGTTGAACACCGCGTCCAGATACACGTCCATCAGGTTGTACAGATCCTGCTCGTTGGTGGTGGCAACGGGGTAGATGGTCTTGTCGGGGTAGGTCATGGCGTTGAGAAACGTCTGCATGGAGCTCTTGATCAGGTCGACAAACGGCTCCTTGACGGGGAACTTTGCCGATCCGCACAGGACCGAGTGCTCAAGAATATGGAACACGCCGGTGGAATCGGCCGGCGGCGTCTTAAAGCCAATGGCAAAGGCCTTGTTTTCGTCGTCGCATGCCAGGTACAGCAGGCGAGCGCCCGAGGCGGTGTGGCGCAGCACGTAGGCGTCCGAGTCGAGCTCGGGCACGGTCTCGCGGCGCTCGACGGCAAAGCCGTGGCAGGTAGTGCCGGGCACCAGCAGTGCGGCGGCAGCGGCGCGCGGGTCGGTTGAGGTGGTGGGCATATGCAGTCTCCTTTGACGCCCCAGCGGGGGCGAATCGAGTCGAATCCTCGAGAGTATACCCATATGGGGCCGCGACCCTGCGGCGAACTGGAGACGATGCCAGCGGATTGGGCGAAGGGCTCGCGTGCCCGCCGCACGAGCGTGGAAAATTGGACACTCGCCAAACGAGAGTGGATATTCGGACGGACGAGCGAGGATTTCCGGATACCTATCGAACGAGAGTGGATATTTGGACGGAATTTGCCGCAAAAGCCCCAAAAACCGTCCAAATATCCACTCTCGATATCCGACCGTCCGAAAATCCTCGCTCGTCCATCACTCGCGTATCTCTCGTCCCTCATTCGTCTCTAATATGAGAGATGACAGGAAGATGAGAGAAAAATATGAGAGATAACTGAGCAGCAAAGAGACAGGCAATCATGGTATTGTCTCAATACCAATTGTTCTACCAGCAAAAATATGTATAAATGAAGCAAATGGTAGACATTCCATCTCTCATCTATCTCTCTATCTCTAAGCCGAGAGATAGAGAGATAGATGAGAGATAATTTCGAGAGATAACTGAGAGACGAGGGAAATCTATCCGCGGCATTCTCCGCAGGACCGAGCGAAAGGACGTGCAGATGAACGAAAACGAGCTGACCGGTCTGCTTGAGTCTTTAAGGCGTATGGGCTCGGATGATCTTAACGTCGAAGTGAAGGAGAGCGCCACGACGCTTTCCCGCGATGTGTGGGAAACGGTGAGCGCATTCGCGAACACTGCCGGCGGAATCATCGTGCTCGGAGTGAGTGAGCGCGCAGGTTTTGTCCCGGTTGAGAACTTCGAGACCGAGAAAGTGCTCAACCAATTTGTGTCAGGCATGGGTGATGCGGGCGGTCGAGGAAAGCTGGCCAATCCGCCTAAATACACGATCGAGCGAGTGGAGCTTCAGGGCGTCATCGTTCTCGTCATTGCGATTGAGGAGCTCGATCCGTCGAGCAAGCCCTGCTATGTCATAGAGCGGGGCGCCCAGGGCGGCAGCTACAAGCGCATCGATGACAAAGATGTGCCGCTTTCATCGACCGAGGTGCTCGCATTGGCGTCATACGGTCGAGCGACTCCGAGCGATCGGGACGCGGTGGCGGGTGCGGGCGCGGACAATCTCGACGAGACGCTGGTCGACCGTACGATAGATCGGGCTTTCTCGTTGACGCCCCGGGCAATGCGCGGCGCGCCGGACAAACAAACGAAGCTGGAGCGCCTAAATATCCTTGATTCCCAGGGCAATGTCACCAAGGCTGGACTCCTAGTTGTGGGCACCTACCCTCAGCAGTTCTATCCCAAGCTCTTCATTGACGTGGCTGTCCATGCGGGAACTCAGAAGGGCATGGCGGGGTCGCTGAGGTTCATGGACCGCACAATCTGTGAGGGAACGTTGGGCGAGATGATCTCGGATGCCGTCGCAGCCGTCGCCAAGAATTTGCGGCGAACCTCGACCGTCCAAGGCGTCTCGCGTGTCGACTCGCTTGAGATTCCCGAGGAGGTTCTGCGCGAGGCAATCGCCAACGCCGTAATCCATCGAGAATACGGGGATCGGTTCTGTGGACAATCGATTGCCGTCGACGTCTTTGATGATCGTGTCGAGGTGACAAATCCTGGCGGCCTTTACGGGGGAAAGACTCGCGAGAACTTGTTTGACGGCAGCTCCCGATGCCGTAACGCGACGCTTGTGAAGCTCATGTCGATTGTCCCGCTGCCGGATGGCGCAGGTTCGCCGGCTGAGGGCAATGGCTCGGGCATCCCGATGATGATCGATGCCATGCGCGCGCATGGTCTGGCCGGGCCCCTGTTCTGCCCGGGATTCGATCGGTTCAAGGTCGTACTTTACCGTTCAAAGATCGAGCCGGTCGATCATGGCGGGGGCTTAATTGTGACGGCACTCAAACACTACGGCGAGCTGGGGACGCGCGAGCTGGCAGAGCACACAGGGCTCACAATTTCCCAGGTTAGGTCGCGCGTCAACGCGCTCATTGCTCAAGGCGAGCTTGAGCCCACGGCGCCGGCGACGAGCCGCAACCGCAAGTATCGACTGTCGGAGCGCGTGGGATAGATGCGTTAGTGGACGAGGCGACCCAATAATCGACCCTCGATTGGCGTCCATTAAGGTAAAGCGGTTGTTGCCCAGTCGACGGTGATGCTAAAGACTCGGCTTACGCCGGCATGGCCCCGAACCCGTCTATCAGGAACAGCCTAAGAACCAGCTTGATGACATTTCCCGGTTTGACTTCTGCCGCGTCAAAGACGTGGCGCTCGGCGAGCTCGCTGCAGTATGCATAGATGTCGCGGATAAGGTCCGCGCCCGAGAGCGTAAACATGTAGCCTGCGTCCGAAAGCGCATTGGGCGCGGCAGGCAACTTGGCCATGTGGCAGAACGTTTGCAGGTCGGGCGCCATAACGTTCTGGTAGTCGAGGTGGCCGTTGGCATCCTGCGCGGCAACCTCCAATTGGCGCACAAAATCCAGCGCCGCCGCTAACACAAAGCTCGGCGTAGGCGCATTGACGTCCTGAGTGGTCGCCACAAGCCTGCCCGCCGCCTGCGTGACAAGCCAAGCGACCTCGCGCTGGCAACGCACGGCCTTGCGCGTAACCGGCTTGATGGACGAAGAAGAAACGCTTCCCTTAGGCGGATTCGAAACAGCCACAAGAACCTCCCATGAACGACCCGGCCCAACAAGCCCGGATGAAACACGTGCTACATCAGTATACAGGGAAGTGGGGTAGCGGGGTACAAGCGCGCCAGCGGCAAACCGAGAGCATCAACGATGTGCCGATCGCGGAATGAGATCTCGTAATAATTGACTCTCGGCCATATTATTGAGGGGCATGACTCGCGTTCGTATGGTTGTAGGTGCTGGCGATGAACGACATTGACCTTGCTGTTCCGTTGATGGATGGACCAAGCTATGACCGCGCCTGCAGTCTCGTGCCTTCCGAATACGTTGAGGCATGGGAGTGGTTTCTGGGTGAGGAACAGCGCGGCGGCGTTTGGACCAGCCTTCCGCACCACACCAAGGAAGATAGTCCTCAGTATCAGTACCGTTTGAGAATTGGCTCGGACTTCTTTCCCGTAACGCGGGATTCAGGGATCTTCTGGCCGGGCCAGGATCGGGTGAAGCAAGATCCCAATAAGATCTTTGCGCTTTCGGTCCATAACTCTAAAAAGAGCTTCTACACCGATGTGCCTCCGCTCTATTTGGATGACGGTACGTGGGTCATTAAGTATTCGGTCCAAGCGCCAGGAGCCGTTGGTTCTCGAGACCAGAATTACAACCGTAAAATGCTCAACTGCATGGAATGTGGCGTCCCAGTCGGAGTCATATTTGCAACCGAGGTGGGCTATAAGGTGCTCGGCCTTGCGTTTGTTGAGCGGTTCGAGCCCGAAAATGGATGGTTTGTTCTGCACGGTCCTGTTCATAAAGGCGGACCGGACCCTCGTTTTGCGCCCGACATGAGTTATCTGAAGCACATACCCGTCGATATTGAGTTTGCCGGACAGGGTGCGACCGACGACGAAAAGGTCCGCTATGCGTTAAGGCGCGAGCGATTGGGGCAGCAATGGTTCCGCAAGCAGCTCGTTGCCGCCTATGATGGCCGTTGCGCGGTGTCGGACTGCGGCGTCAGTGAAGCTCTGGAGGCTGCACATATCGAGAATTACTCGGGACCCAAATCGCAGGTTGCCAGCAACGGTATTCTGCTTCGGCGCGATCTTCATTCCCTATTTGATGCTCACCTGATTTCGTTTGAGCCTGTTTGCGGCGAATATCGGCTGTGCGGATCGTACCTGCTGGATAAGACCGACTACGCTTCCTTTGCGGGTGCGACGCTAAGGCAGCCGGATGAGCGTCAGTGGCGACCCGATACGGTGTTTCTTGAGGCCCATCGCATTGAGTTCGATCGCTCGGAAAAGAAGCGTGAAAAGGCGGGGCTTCTGCCGTATTAGCGTATTTGGCTTTGGCATTCTTTGACGATCGTGTTGTTTGATCGGATCGCGTGGCGATGCAATCTCGCGCACGCCCGCCGGTGCATGCTCTTCCTGATTTGTATAGCGAGAGGGGAGCGTATATGAGCTGGCGAGGCGATATTGCGATGGGGAAGTACGGAAAACTGCCGTGTGCCCTTATAGACAACAATATGTTTCCGAGCGTAGAGGTTGATTGCGCGTCGTTTGTCGTCACCTGCCCTTGCTGCGGCTCGCAAATACCGTGTCTCGACATTCGGTTCATCGATGCACGTGACAGGTTCAGCGACGAAGTGAGGAAACGTACGGGCGTTCATATGCCGGTGTATCCGGAGAAATGCCCTGTTTGTGGCCTCGATATCGTGTACGACGCCGGCGACGAGGGATAGGTGATGCGGAGGAGTTGGCTGTGAGTGTCTTTTGCCTCTACAAATAAATCCCCTCACCGAGTTGCTTGTGGAACTCGGCGTGATGGTCGCGTGCCCAGGTAAAGAGCGCCTGGTCAAAGTCGGTGCGCGTGGCCGGGACGCCAAATACGCCGGCAACTTCGACGCGCACAAACTCCAGTGCCGGCAGCTTGTTGATGGCAGTGAGGGCAAATGGGGACGAGGGCTCCTCGAACAGATAGCGGCTGCCTTGCAGCGCGTCGCAACTGGTGCACGTGTTGCCGAGCGACGGGGCTTTGGAGGCTCGCGCGCCTACGGGCTTGTAGCCGCAGCGCTTATGAAGGTAGTCGCGGATCTCGCCCGGCACGCAGCCAAGAGCGGGCACGATGGCGAGTGCGTTGGCGTTGGCCGTGTCGATGGCAATGTGCCCGGCTTCGTTGGGCGCGTGCGCGATGGCGATGCTCTCGTCGTTATCGGTTCGATAGGGAATGCCGAAGGCCGCGACTGAGGTCTCTTTGTGACACTTCCAGCATTCGCGCTTGCCCAGTACTAGATATATATACGGCGCTGAGGGGTCGGATCGGTCAACACCGGGCAGCCACTCGGCAAAGGGCTCGGGGTTGACGCCGCTGGGTACATACCAGATCTTCTTGGTCCGGTCCCATTTGGCGCCCAGCGCCTTGGCTTCTTCTTTGTGCGAAAAGGGGACATCGAGCTCGGTGCGCATGGCGGCTCCTTGGTGCTGCAGGTGCAAGTGGCTCAAGGATACCGCAGGACGCAGACATCGCGGCGTTTTGCTGAGAAGTTGCGGCTCGGATGGGTTCGAGACGTGTTGGTCTCGGCCTCGGTGACTATTGGGGCGGTTTTGATTGACTGCGGAGTCAGCCGGGATAGGCACTTGGGTCGCTGACGCGGTTTTGTGTATGGGCAGGGTGGTTGCTTGGGCGGTTGGAGCTGCCAGCTGATTTGGCGACATAAAACAAAACAGCCCAGAGGACATAGCCTCTGAGCTGCGAACATTTGGTGGGCGTTAGAAGATTTGAACTTCTGACCTCTTCCGTGTCAGGGAAGCGCTCTCCCCCTGAGCTAAACGCCCGATCAAGGGTGCGCAAGCGCGCAAGGGATAATATAACGGAGCCTGAACTCGGTGGCAAGAACATTTTTAAAAATCGCTTACATTGTGGAATTCGGGGGCTTTGTCGCATCCATTTCAAAAGAGCCTGCTGCCGCGATTTGGCTGTCGCATAATGCAAGGCCATTGCGGTATCGAGCTATGGAAAGACGCCTGCGGAATTGTCCTACCGATAAGCGGACAAGCCTCCAGCTGGTGACTTCGCCGTGGTAAGGTAAGCCGAATTGTTTCCAGGCTGTTTCGGGGGAGTGGAATGAGCAAAGAGTGTGTCGAGCAGGTCGAAGGCGCAGGGGCTTCGGTGCCGATGACCGATATATCGAACATTGATGTGCCCGAGGGCACCGACGAGCTCAGCCGCAACACCCGTCGCGCATGGCGCGACCGCCTGAACAGCGCTTCGACGCGCAAGATGATCACGGGCGTCTTGGCTACGCTGGTGGGCGGTTCGTTTTGGGGCTTCTCGGGCACCAGCGCGAGTTTTTTGTTCGATACCTACCATGTCGATACGTTGTGGCTTATGAGCATACGGCAGATTCTCGCCGGTCTACTCTTTATGGCCGTGGTTGTTACGCGCGACCGCGAGCGCCTGATTAAGCTCTGGACCACACCCGCCGATCGCAAGCAGCTGCTGCTCTTTACCGCCTTTGGCCTGCTGTTCAACCAGTTTTGCTATCTTTCGGCCGTGCGCCTGACGAACGCCGGAACCGCGACGGTGCTCCAGTGCCTGCAGCTCGTTATCATCATGGGCTACGCCTGCGTGACCGATCGCCGTATGCCGCGTACTCGCGAAGTCATCGGCATTGGCCTGGCTCTGGGTGGAACCTTTTTAATCGCCACCGGCGGCGATCCCACCAGCCTGAATATCTCGCCGCTTGGCCTGGCAGCAGGTCTTATGTGTGCGGTCAGCGCCGCGTGTATGGCGGTGATTCCCGCCAAGATCCTGCCCGAATACGGCAGCCCCATCGTCACGGGCTCGGCAATGCTCACGGCGGGCGTGGTCTCGTGCGTCTTCGAGCAGCCCTGGGCGCATATGCCGGCGCTCGACGCTGCCGGCATCGAGGCGCTCGCGGTGTTCGTGGTTATCGGCTCGTTTTTTGCTTACATGCTTTATATGCAGGGCGTTAAGGACATCGGCTCGGTGCGCGCGAGCCTCATCGGAACTGTGGAGCCCGTCTCGGCGACCATCACCAGCGCCGTTATGCTGGGGACGGTGTTTTTGCCGACCGACCTTATCGGCTTTGTCATGATCATCGTGATGATGTTCCTCACGGTGTAGCTGGCGCCGCCGCCAAGACAGAAAAGGTGTTGTGCCGCATTTCCGCCAATTGATGTCCGTGTCTGGAGTTTAGCTGTCGATGCTCAAAATGCCATAAACTAGTAACGTTATGGACTTTTTCATTGCGACTCAATTGCGAGGATTTCTTTATGGCTGGTAATCACTTTAAGGGCAGCGATAGCGGCCGCCCTGCAGTTCCGCCGCGTTCGAACGGGGCTGGTAAGGCCGGCACGCCGGGCGGCGCTGGACAGGGCGGTTCCGGTAAGCGCGTGTCCCCGGGCGAGACGGCGATGTTTACCGCTCTGTACGAGCAGTCTCAAAAGGCAAAAAAGACCGGCCGTGCAAGAGGGAATGTCTTTGCGGGCGGTGCAACCTCCGCGTCGCAGCCGAGCGGGGCTCCTTCGGTGCCTGCGAACAACGCAGGTGCTGCCAACGCCGCGAATGCTGCCGGCAACGTTAATGCCGGCAAGGCCGCCAACAATACTCCCTCTGCTGGTGGCGCGGGGCTTACGGGTAACCTTGGCACGATTTACACCGGCGCCTCCGAGACTGGCACGTTCGCCCGCCTGGATGATAGCGGTGCCGAGTTTGCGGGCTCGGGTTCCAAGGAAGATTATTACGATTTTGGCTTGAACTACGGTAGCGATGCTTCGTCGAGTTCGACCTCTGACGGTCTGGTCCGTCATCGCCATCGCAAGGGCGAGCGCAAAAAGCGTCACACTGGCGCCATTGTTGCCGCTGTAGTCGCGGTGCTTCTCGTTGTGCTTGGCGCAAGCGGCTTTATGCTGCTTAACTCGGCAAAGACCGTAAAGAGCGAAGCGAAGGAGGCTGTCGAGATCGTCGGTGGCCTTAAGGGCAAGGTCACGTCGGGCGATTTTTCGACGCTGCCTGACGACGCGAAGAAGATCGATGAGCTCTGTAACAGCATGAAGGCGGAGACCTCGAGCCCGCTGTGGGCGGCGGCTTCGTTTATCCCGGTGTATGGCAGCGATATCAATGCGGCCCGCACCATGATTGACGCCCTGTCCGATGTCTCGAGCAATGCGCTGGTTCCCATGGCCGACAACCTCTCGCAGGCTACGCCCGGCAAACTGTTCCAGGACGGCATGATTAACGTGTCCGCGCTGCAGGCGGTCGCCGATTCGCTTTCCAGCAGCTCGAAGGTGTTCAAGAGCGCCAACGAGAAGGTCCAGGGCATTGGCGATACTCATATTTCCCAGGTGACCGAGCTGGTCGATAAGGCCAAGGACGGCTTTGCCACCCTCAACGGTGCGGTTGACGCGGCGGAGAAGGTCGCCCCCGTCCTTCCCCAGATGCTCGGCGCCAACGGCCAGACGCGCAACTACCTTATGTACGCCATGAACAACGTCGAGATTCGTGCCTGCGGCGGCTTTGGCGGTTCGCAGGGCCTGATTTCGGTCACCGACGGTCAGATGTCGATTGGCGAGTTTGTTCCCCGCATTGGACTCAGCGAGGATGAGGCGGTCGAGAGCGTCGACGAAGAGGATGAGGCGCTGTTCGGCAACCACAGCAACCTGTACAACTCGGGCAATACCTATTCGCCTGATTGGCCCCGCAACTCGCAGCGTGTCGCCGCGCTGTGGAAGTCCCAGTATGGACAGGACGTTGATGGCGT
This genomic interval carries:
- a CDS encoding DUF4012 domain-containing protein, with translation MAGNHFKGSDSGRPAVPPRSNGAGKAGTPGGAGQGGSGKRVSPGETAMFTALYEQSQKAKKTGRARGNVFAGGATSASQPSGAPSVPANNAGAANAANAAGNVNAGKAANNTPSAGGAGLTGNLGTIYTGASETGTFARLDDSGAEFAGSGSKEDYYDFGLNYGSDASSSSTSDGLVRHRHRKGERKKRHTGAIVAAVVAVLLVVLGASGFMLLNSAKTVKSEAKEAVEIVGGLKGKVTSGDFSTLPDDAKKIDELCNSMKAETSSPLWAAASFIPVYGSDINAARTMIDALSDVSSNALVPMADNLSQATPGKLFQDGMINVSALQAVADSLSSSSKVFKSANEKVQGIGDTHISQVTELVDKAKDGFATLNGAVDAAEKVAPVLPQMLGANGQTRNYLMYAMNNVEIRACGGFGGSQGLISVTDGQMSIGEFVPRIGLSEDEAVESVDEEDEALFGNHSNLYNSGNTYSPDWPRNSQRVAALWKSQYGQDVDGVIGIDPVFLQYLLGLVGNVSLPDGTVVDGTNAAKVLMHDVYWNYPVEESDGIFAAVASAAFDKILGGIGDVDVTKLVGAFERGAEEGRLIAWMRNDDEQNAIKETGIDASLPDPDDPSADPVAGVYFNNLSFSKLDWYLNADTQIGQGIKNGDGTCSYRITVTLTNIMTQEEAGKLPDYVAASAPDAARDDERLNVSLFAPTGGNITDLTVEGTQFGLGAATWHGIPFYSGTVDLHAGETTTITYTLTTSAEAGDKPLTLRQTPTCQAARDSASA